The Longimicrobium sp. genome contains the following window.
CGTGGTGGGGAGCTGGGGGCTGGACCGCGTGGACCAGCGTGACCTCCCGCTGAACGGCAGCTACTCGGCCAGCACCACGGGGTCGGGCGTCACCGTGTACGTCATCGACACGGGGATCGAGACCTCGCACTGGGACTTCGGCGGCCGGGCCTCGGTGGGGTACGACGCGATCGGCGACGGGTACAACGGGCAGGACTGCCACGGCCACGGCACCCACGTGGCGGGCACCGTGGGCGGCGCGTACTACGGCGTGGCGAAGTCGGCGAGCCTGGTGTCCGTGCGGGTGCTGGACTGCGGCGGCTACGGCACGTGGAGCGGCGTGATCGCGGGCGTGGACTGGGTTCGCTACTACCACGCCACCCCCAGCGTCGCCAACCTGTCGCTGGCCGGCGGCGCCATGCAGGCCATGGACGACGCCATCGAGAACCTGGTCGCCTCCGGGGTGACGGTGGCGGTCGCGGCCGCCAACGACAGCTACGACGCCTGCTACTACTCGCCCGCCCGCGCGCCCTCCGCCCTCACCGTGGGCGCCAGCAACTCGTCCGACCAGCAGGCCTGGTTCAGCAACTACGGGAGCTGCGTGGACCTGTACGCGCCGGGCGAGGGGATCACTTCGGCCTGGCTGTACGGCGGCACGGCCACGCTCGACGGCACCTCGATGGCGTCGCCGCACGTGGCCGGCGCGGCGGCGCTGTACCTGCAGTCGAACCCGTGGGCCGCGCCTGCGACGGTGAACAACGCGATCCTGTCGAACGCCTCGCAGTACAAGCTCTACAACCTGGGCGCCGGCTCCCCGAACCTGCTGCTGTTCACGGGAACCGGCAGCGGCGGCGGCACCAATCCCACCAACCCGGTGTCCGCCTACATCAGCGGCCCCGACTACATCTACACCGGAACGTGGACGTGGCAGGCGGTGGCCAGCGGCGGCAACGGCACCTACAGCTACCAGTGGCAGTACTCGGCGGGCGGGAGCACGTGGACCAACGTGGGGACGAACAGCGCCACCTACACCCGCAGCGTGGGGACGAGGGCCGGATCGTTCTACCTGCGCGTGATCGTGACGTCCAACGGGACCAGCTACACGACGCCGTCGTTCTTCGTGTACAAGGAGCCCGAGTACAATGAGTGCGGCTACCGCACCCTCTGCCCCTGAGGTCTCGCAGGCCAGCGGCTGAACCGGCAGCATGACAGGAGGGCTCCGCGGGCGATTCTGCTCGCGGAGCCCTCCGTTTTTCGCCTGACTCGCCCCGCCGGCTCAGCTTCGCGGGATGCGCAGCTTCTGCCCGGGCTGGATGGTGGCGCCCCCGTCCATGTCGTTCGCCGCCCGCAGCGCCGGTACGGTGACGCCGTACTGGCGCGCGACCCCAAAGAGCGTCTCCCCGCTCTTGACCGTATGCTGCGACGGGCGCGAGGTCTCGCTGGCGGATGCGCGCGGGCGCGTGCTCCCCTCCGCAGCGGCGCGGGGCTTCGTCTCGCTGGATGAACCGCGTGAGCGGCTCGCGGCTGAGTCGCGGCTCGCCGACGATGCGCGCGTCCCCGCTGCCGAGCTCCCTCCGCGGCTGCGCGATGCCGAGGAGTCGCGGGTGAAGGCGTTGCGGCTCCTGGATGCGGAGGAGTCGCGGCTGGCGGCGCTGCGAGTCCTCGATGCCGACGAGTCACGCGACGCGGAAGCGGCGCGGCTCGTGGAGGTGTTGCGGGTCTTCGACGCGGTGTCGCGCGATGCCGTGGCGGTTCGGCGCGTGGCGGACGAATCGCGGCGCTCGGTGGCCGTGCGCGTGCGCGGCGTCTCGTCGTCGCTAGACGCGCGGCGTTCCGAGGCCGTGCGGGCCCGCGGAGTCTCGTCGCTGGATGCGCGGCGTTCCGACCCTGTGCGGCTGCGCGGAGCATCATCGTCGCTGGATGCGCGCCGCGTGGAGGAGTCGGAGCGGGTGGTGCGGCGCTCGGGCGTGC
Protein-coding sequences here:
- a CDS encoding S8 family serine peptidase — translated: MSMKCKQLFAAMAVSIGLAACSDAPTGPAVPADAPAEARSVRQTGKGGQPIPGRYVVVFKREVSDAPGLARQLAAAHGGTVHHTYQHAIKGFAASLSDGAVAALRRNPNVAYVEQDQRVSAVVGSWGLDRVDQRDLPLNGSYSASTTGSGVTVYVIDTGIETSHWDFGGRASVGYDAIGDGYNGQDCHGHGTHVAGTVGGAYYGVAKSASLVSVRVLDCGGYGTWSGVIAGVDWVRYYHATPSVANLSLAGGAMQAMDDAIENLVASGVTVAVAAANDSYDACYYSPARAPSALTVGASNSSDQQAWFSNYGSCVDLYAPGEGITSAWLYGGTATLDGTSMASPHVAGAAALYLQSNPWAAPATVNNAILSNASQYKLYNLGAGSPNLLLFTGTGSGGGTNPTNPVSAYISGPDYIYTGTWTWQAVASGGNGTYSYQWQYSAGGSTWTNVGTNSATYTRSVGTRAGSFYLRVIVTSNGTSYTTPSFFVYKEPEYNECGYRTLCP